ATATACTATTGTCTATGTTAATATATTTAAcagttgaaaattttacatcaaGATAAATAGATACCTCCCATATAAAAAGTTttctatttcaaaatattaaaagtaaaatactaTAATAAGTATTTTAGATAGTaaataatctataaaaattaaaacatttttattttgttattaaattaaagatgtgttacacataattttttttcaaaatttgagaaattgtttttaaattttttaaaactcatatttatttaaagcTATATTTTGGCCCCTAAATTTGTTCATTTGCACTTAAGTAGTtgccaatttttttttggacCTAATCGGTACTTGAATTTGTATTCCGTCAACCAAGTGGTACTTCCACACTAACATTGTTAGTTTGTGTTGACATGACACTGCTAGCCCATCACATGGTGTCATGTGGTAACCTCTCAGTATGCTACGtgacaaatataaatttaaaaaaaatagaaatgtttaaaaatatataaaatttaaaacataaaatatgaaattaatgtgtaatttaaatatgatgataactttatgtaaaaatactttaaaaacagaattaaataCATAACTATAATTAGTATACAGGAATAAAGGCAGCATCTTTCCCTTGTCCCCTCAGCAtgaaaagcaagaaaaaaagACGAAAAGGAAATATTATACTCATAGTTTTGATTAgtttaagaaagaaaaggaaaaacataGCGGCAACGTGTGATTgatgcttataaaatttaaagcatAAACAAAAAGGATATGTGTTGATACCTCCATGATCCCAAACAAAAAGCTGCATTGTCGGCTAATATAAGGTGCCTAAATTCGTTTTCCATTTAACATGACATCTAAtgagcaaaaaataaaagaaaaagcaacCAATGGCTGCCCTGCTATAAGAATTGTAGaaagacagctttgaatttaatcCCTCACCAATCACTGCAATGCAAATATGGTATCGTCTTTATTAGTCACCAAATAACTGCAATTTAAAGCTCATCCCATTGTTACACAATTTACGACATATTATCTATTTTGACTCCAAACCACTTgatatattttagtcatttgtcCTCATAAGCTTCCATTTTCCAATAAAATTATTCAGTGGAAACTAAGCTCAAGAAAATATGTATAACAGATGACTGCGGATTAGATAAGAATTTCCCGCAATACCAATGCTTCTCGATTTCATGCCGAGGAGACCTGTAAgaatttcaaaacatatataaaaactagAAGTGTACATGGATCGAGCTAAGTCgagattaatatttttttattatttaaattaaggtGCTGAATATACATATGTATCCGATACTCCAAGCTGAAAACATACCCTAGCAAGGTTCAAGCCTGTTTCCTTGATATCCTGTCATTTTAATCAATGGATATTAATgattagaagaaaaaaagagtagTAAAAGCCTAGAACTTAAAACTTGTCTAAAGAACCAAATATCCCTTCTTGCAACCTTAACCAAACCAGTTAGTTAACCTAAACAGCTCTCATGTCTAGACCCAACACATTACAGCAAAGAAAGAAATGCAGGGAGCAGAGGGTAATAATTGGGGGATTAAAAGGGCACCTATCTTATCTACACTTATCATTCTTTTTCTAAAGATCAAATATGGAAATAACACCAAATGTAtgaaaagctttaaaaaaatgaacCCCCATCATAATTATATACACAAatcacattattattattattattcagaAAACAGCACAATCAACCACCTTACCTGAAGCAATAAATTCCCAAAGCTGTTGTAATTTCATGAGTGACTATTATGGCAAAGTGCAAGTAAAGTAATGCTGTTTCACAAAAAGTGATTTGTCAGGAAAAATATAACACAGGTGAATTTATTTGAGAGATTTCTCTTTTTTAGTCATACCTGTGAATACACAGTAACCAAGAACAACCCAGAACTCATCAACTAAAGGAACACTGCAGAAGAAGAGGGGAATACAACAATTAGCATTCATGTCAGTCCATCACAATTACACTTATCATTCATGTATTACTCTTTATTTTttcatgtaatttatttatataaatttcaacaCTTTGgtatatttcttttcatttttatcgtGTCTTTGGCACTGCATGGGGATAGAAAAACCAAAATCTAATACACAAACATACCCTTCATTCCGTCTAGCTGTAAGAGCATTTGCAATTGCCAAAGGAAGATACAAGAGTGGCTGACAataaaacatatgaaatttatattttaaccatGTAATCAAATCCATCAAAAAGTAACATTTCCCCCGTTTAAGACAAAATTTACTGATCTTGTAAGTGAATTGACACATGAGTAAGAATGCCTACATACCATGCACATGTTTGTTTTCAATCCCTTGGGTTCATCACACAAGTGAGCCAAAATCATCCTTCCCTGTAGATAAACAACTTCCCTTCAATAACcaagttaataatattttgtcTTCCTAGGATTCACTATTGAGTGAAAAAGGCTATATTATCTCGACTCGGGGAGAATGGATGTCCAAGTATACATTGGATTAAGTATTGAATATGGGTTAAGATAGTGGGGAAAACATATTAGACTTACTCTCTGTTATTTTACTTGgactaaaatcaaatatattttaggCACTTAAAAAAGGGATAGTATTAGTACAATTAGAAACAAGCAAAGCTTACCACAAGGAACCCAAATGCAAGCCCAGCTCCTAGTATAAGTAAATGTGGATGATTTCTGATAATATCAGAGGGCGAAAGATAATCCCttcacaataataaaaaaataattaagttaattcaAGGATAATATGTACCAAAATAAACACCAAACCttgctatttttccttttttttttaaaaaaaaaagaaaaaaacaatttacCAAACAAGCACTCCTCCTATGAGTAATATAAAAGGGTGAAGCTGATAATAAAGAACAGAGAAAACATCAATTAAGGATTGAAAGCATATGAAAGGATGAAAGAACCCAAAAAAAAGGGTTAGAGAATTACCATTGCTAATGCAAGTAACATGCTTCCTTTTTTTGCTTGAATGACCTTATGGACATTGCCTATGCTGCAAAAAAAGTACAACGTGAGAGAAGTGAAGGTTAACTTATGTTACTTGAATTCGATGGTGAGGTCTAACATGAGTAAGTTCAAGTTCAAAACTTTCatgtatttgaaatatttttaaagaatcgTGTTCCTATATATACGTTCagatatacatgaaatacaagTGTTAGACATGCGtactttagaaaaaaaaaatcagagcaAGATAAATACTGAGGTGCAGaatcaacaaaagaaagaaCCCTATCTTATTTTGACTGAGGTATCAATGTCAAGTATGAGTATGTATCCTATACAAGtgtgttcaaattttaaaaacttttttcttgtatttaaaGATTCTTAGAATGTCCTATTTTTACACCCATATTTGAATCCTACACCGAAAATAAGTGTTAAATCTGagtacttaaaaaaaataaagaattagaACAGCCTACGAGACTAAAACTAGCTAAATATAAGCATACAATTAATGCGAATGACTTCTTACTTGCAAGCTACGGTAGGTATAACACCAAATACTGTCATCAAATACAGTGTAGCTCTGTATGTTGGAATTTCTAAAgccaaacaaacaaaaagagtAAATAAGTAGTTAAAGAAAAGAACGGCTAAAAGCTTGACTTATATTTGTTTAAGATAAGATAATTATACAGACAATACCATTAGTTGCtaatgattaataaaatatacaatccATCATTTATAACTTGGGTTTTTGCAACATAAATACAGATACTTGAAATGTGagctgttttttattttaatatccaATGTATATTTCGGTATAGGTATGAGAATATGATCCTCcgtaaaaaaacataaaaagatgTTGAAGATATTCGTATTAGAGACATATTTGTACTTGATACCTACATCCAAATATGGATAACTTGAAATACAAGATACTGTTGAAATATGTGAAACTCATATATTTTGgggatatattttaaatttatttaggtagataaatcttaaaataaatcatttgagatattctagaattattttattttatcttttagtagtttattagaataaggaaattattttcctttatcttttagtagtttattagaataaggaaTTATTTTCCCAATTAGGTTATCACTTTTTCTCTATTTAAGTTCAGTtctttagttaataaaattcaGAACAGTTTTATTAAATGCTCTCTTGAAAACTTTCATGGCATATGAGCTTGGTTAAATCTCCAATAATATCATGGTTAAAATAGCCTTCACTGGAGATAAGAGATCCAGCAATCAAACAGAGGTAGAAAGTTCTACCATTGACACAACTACCGAAAGTACAATGACTCAAGGGACAGAAGTGTCTCACCTTTCTTTTTAGCTGACATCTCACAAGCTGAATGGCAAGAATTATCTAGAATGGTCGCAATCCGTAAAGTTAACAATTGATGGGTGCGGCAAGCTAGGTCATTTGACTGGAGACGTCAAGCAACCACAGGTGGGCGATCCAAAGATGAGCAAGTGGAGGTTAGAAAATTATATGATAATTGTGTGGCTTATTAATTCCATGGAAGTATCCATAggtaaaccttttctttttctcccgACTGTTAAAGATGTTTGGGACGCTATGAAAGACACCTATTCAGATTTAGAAAACGCTTCACAGATCtttgagttaaaaataaaactctgtAAAGCTAGACAAGGGGAAAAGGAAGTTACTTTTTGTTATAACGAGATGATGTCTCTTTGGCAAGAACTGGATCAGTGTTATAATGATGAATGGGAGTGTCCCAGAGATGGTGTAAAAGCtatgaaaaaagaagagaatgaaCGAGCTTAATTGTTTCTGGTTGgtttaaataaagaatttgaaGAAGTGAGATCTCGGATCTTAGGAAAAAGAACCACTTCGAAGACTCCGTGAGATTTTTTCTA
This sequence is a window from Gossypium raimondii isolate GPD5lz chromosome 5, ASM2569854v1, whole genome shotgun sequence. Protein-coding genes within it:
- the LOC105771402 gene encoding choline/ethanolaminephosphotransferase 1 isoform X1, yielding MLLSLKITLTGFMFLVISALLAYIYSPHCDSAPPRWVHFVHGLLLFLYQTFDAIDGKQARRTNSSSPLGELFDHGCDALACALVIMAVGSTAICERDTFWFWVISAIPFYGATWEHYFTNTLILPVINGPTEGIALINTCHIFTAIVEIPTYRATLYLMTVFGVIPTVACNIGNVHKVIQAKKGSMLLALAMLHPFILLIGGVLVWDYLSPSDIIRNHPHLLILGAGLAFGFLVGRMILAHLCDEPKGLKTNMCMPLLYLPLAIANALTARRNEGVPLVDEFWVVLGYCVFTALLYLHFAIIVTHEITTALGIYCFRISRKQA